Genomic window (Chloroflexota bacterium):
TCCTACCCCTTCTACTTGACTTACCAAAACCCCTCTCCCTATCATTTGCCCCCATTCCACGGCCTGAGTCTCTCTCTAAGGAGATGTCATGAACTACGGATTCAAAGCCGTTGATTCCGATGGCCACGTCTCAGAAGCCCTCATCAACTGGGAAAAGGAACTCCCCGAGCGCTATCGCAGTTTCGTCGTCCGCTCACCCAACATCTACCACCAGCGCGATGCCAAGGGTCGCCTCGTCACAGGCCAGCTCACACCCAAAGACGCCTCCTTCGTCAACTTCAAAGGCGTCCGCCGCAACCCCGGCCCCGGCCATCCCAAGACCCACTTCCACGGCCCCGCCAGTGACATCCTCTCCATGCGCAGCCCGGAGATCACCGGCATGTGGGACCCCCACGCCCGCATCAAGGACATGGAGCGCGCCGGCACCTGGGCCGCCGTCCTCTTCCCATCCCACGCCATCGCCCTCCCCACCTGGGACAACGCCGGTCTAGCCGTCGCCGCGGCAAAAGTCTACAACAACTGGCTCGCCTCCTATTGCAAACCCTACCCTGATCGTCTCTTCGGCCTCGCCGTCCTGCCCCTCCAGCACCCGGAGGCCGCCGCCGAAGAGCTCCGCCGTTGCGTCACCCAGCTCGGCTTCCCCGGAGCCTGCGTCACCTCCAACATCCGCAACATCCCCCTCAGCGACCCGATGTTCGATACCCTCTGGGCGGAGGCCTCCCGGCTCAAAGTGCCCATCGGCATCCACGCGGCAACCGGCTCCAAGGGCATCGAATCCGTCGGCCAGGACCGCTTCGATCGCTTCATCCACACCCACATGGTCTCCCACTCCTTCGAGCAGATCTGCGCCGTCAGCGCCTTCATCCTCGATGGCGTCCTCGATCGCTTTCCCGGCATGCAGGTCGTCTTCTGCGAAGGCCAGGCAAGCTGGCTCCCCTGGTGGCTCTACCGCATGGAGGAGCACATGGAGAAGCTCCGTCCCCAGGCATATTGCAATGAAGAAGACCCCGCCGAATACTTCCGAAATGGCCGCTGCTACATCACCTGCGAATCGGACGAGCCCGCGCCTCTCCTCAACGCCGTCGCCGAGTTGGTGGGAGATAGTTGCGTCTGCTACGCCTCCGATTACGCCCACTGGGACACCTCCTGGCCCAGGGATGTCGAGATGATCGCCACAAACCCTAAGCTCTCCACCGCCTACAAGCAGAAGATCCTTGTGGACAACCCCACTCGCGCCTTCAAACTGCCCATCGGCGGGAAGAACGGGAGCGCCGCCAAAGCGAAGCCTCCCGCCAAGGCACGAGCATGACAAAGCCCGTCATCGTCTCCAGCGACTCCCACGTCGTCGAGCCGCCCGACCTCTGGACCAAGGGCATCGAGAAGGCCTACCGCGACCGCGCACCCCGCGTGGACTATAACGACGAAGGCGATTGGTGGGTCTGCGACGGCCTCTGGCTCATGTCCATGACCGGCGGCACGGACGCCGGCTTCCGTTTCGAAAGCCTGGAGAAGATGCGCCGCGAGGCCAAGTTCTCGGAGGTCGTCAAAGGTGGCTACATCGCAAGCGAAAAGCTTAAGGACATGGACGCCGACGGCATCTACGGCGAAGTCGTCTACCCCACCACCGGCCTCGTCATGTGGCGGCTGGAAGATAGCCTCCTCTTCGATGCCGTCTGCCGCGCCTATAACACCTGGATTGCCGATTTCTGCAAGGAGGATCCCAAGCGCATCAAAGCCGTCGCTATGATCAATACCGATGATGTCGCCGCCGGTGTCGCGGAGCTCCAGCGCGCCGCCAAGCTCGGCCTCGCCGGGGCCATGATCAGCGTCAATCCCGGCGATCGCGATCAGTACAGCCAGCCTAAGTACGAGCCCCTCTGGGCCGCCGCGCAAGACGCCCAGCTCCCCCTGACGCTCCACATCGGCACCCACCGCGCCAGGCAAGGCGCCAACTCGCCCATCCGCATCCGCGAGCGGGCGCGCAACATGATGTCATCGCCGCCCTTCACCTCAACCGCCGCCCACTGGTTCCAGGTCTCCGTCGCCCACATGATCTTCTCCGGCGTCTTTGACCGCTTCCCCAAGCTCCAGGTCGTCTCCCTGGAGCATCGCGCCTCCTGGGCGCCGCACTTCCTCACCGCCATGGACTACGAATACACTCAGCGCCCGCCGAGCCCCGATTGGCCGCGCTTCCGCAGCGCCTCCCTCCCCAGCGATTTCTTCCGGACCAACATCGCCCTCAGCTTCCAGGAAGACGTCCTCGCCGTCCAGCAGCGCCACCTCATCGGCATGGACTGCCTCACCTGGGGCGACGACTACCCCCACCCGGAAGGCACATTCCCCAGGAGCCGGGAACGCCTCGCCCTCATGTTCGCAGGCGTCCCCGAAGCGGACAAAGCCAAGATCCTCGGCGCCAACGCCGCTCGCATCTACCGCTTCGCCTTGTAGCGCCGAGGCAAGTCTTTCGATTCGTCGCACCCGGGTAGAGGTGCGCCCCCTCTCGCCCTGAGGAGCGGCCACGCCTCATCGCCACGACGAACGGACCTACGCCGTGTGGGTTGCCCCCGCAACCCAAATCCTCCTGGTAGGGGCTGGCCTTCCCCCAGGGCTCCGATTTCAACGGAGAGGCCAGCCCCTCCCCGTCGGGCGCACCACGCGCCCCTCTCCACCCCATTCCCCTGGGTTGCCCCCCAACCCAGCGCGCACTGGGCTGCACAGCAGCCCCTATCCCTCCCTTCTCAGGGGAGGGACCAAGGTCGAGTCTTCGAGACCCCGATGCGGCATCGGGGGAGAGGTCTCCCCTGAAAACACCGGCCTCTCCCAACCACGCCGCACACCGCTTGACACAGAAGCCTACTATGCATAGTATTGTCTTGTGAGCGTAGAGATACGCCCACGCCTTCGCCAGGACAGAGAGCCGGGGAGGCGCAAAAACTGGCTGTGTTCCTGGCTCCATGGGCGTGGAACCGGCTGGCCGAGCGCCTCCCCTTTTCTTTGCCCGCGACCGGGGTCGGCCGCCCTGAGTCACAATGGCGCGGGCACAGAGCGTCGCGCGGGCGGCTTCGGAGCGAAACTACGTCGGAGCAGAATAATGGCGGCGGTCCGGTAACCACAATCGAATAGCTCACACGCGAGATTGACCGGCAGACGTGAGTCGCTGTGCATGCTTGAAAGAGCGCCCTGGCCGTTGCAGCCTCGGCCGCAGCCTCCAGGTCGCACCGGCTCAGGGCACCGTGGGCAAGCTCTGGTTTCTACCAGGGCATGCAGCGTCGGCTGTCGAAAGGTCGGCGGCCGGCGCGTTAGAGTCTCGCAATCTCGGCCCGAGATGCATGTCCCATTTCCCAAACCACCAATAGCAGTTCGAACCACATACCGGACCGCCCGCGCGACGCTCAAAATCACCGGACAGGAACAACACAAAAGGAGGGAAAACAAAAATGTAGGGGCAACCCGGCGCCTGCCCTGAAGCTCAGCGAAAAGTGAGGGTGATTGCGTTCCCCGGCACTTGGCGGCGACGCTGCACATCGCTAGGATGTGGCTGTAAAAGCCGCATCCCCATGCCCCACACGCCCCACATCGCACAGAAATGCCTCTCCCTCTCAGGAGACGGCGCTGAACTCCACGGCGAGCTCTTCACACCGGAAAGCGCTCTGCCGCTCCCCGGCGTCGTCCTCCTCCATGACCGGCACGGCCTCACAGGCCATGTCCGTGACACCGCGCGTCGCCTGGCGGCGCAGGGCTATGCCGTTCTCGTCTTCGATCTCTTCTCCCGGGGCGATGGCGACCGGCAAGACCCGCCCTCCAGGGAACAATCGCGCAAACTGTCCTTTTTCCCTGATGAGCGCGCCGTCCGCGATGTCCAGGCCGCCCTGGCTCGCCTTCGCAGCGAACCCGGTGTTGACCCCAAGCGCATTGCCCTGGGAGGCTTCTCCTTCGGCGCGCGCTATAGCCTCCTCACCGCCGGGACCGGCGAAGATGTGGCCGCCCTCTTCCTCTTCTACCCCGTCATCATCTATCCTGAGCTGCACGCCAGCCGCCCCAGGCAGCCCCTCTCCCTGGTGCACGCCATCAAATGCCCCGTCATGACCGTCTTCGGAGAGAAAGACTGGATGGTGCCGCTCCCGCACCAGACCTTCATGGAAGCGCTCCGCAAAGGCCACGGCCTGCCCCGCGAATGTATCCGCTACCCCAGCGTCGGGCACGGCTTCTTCAACGAGGAGATCAAGCAATACGATAAGGCGGTCGCGGAAGACGCCTTCGCCAGGCTCATCGCTTTCCTGGAGCGGCATATCAAGCGCACAGGCTAAACGGCCAGCGACTCCAGGTCCGCCCAGAAGCGCGGATACGAAACATCCACCGCCTGCGCCTCGTTGATGGTCGTCTTCCCGGAGGCCACGAGCCCCGCCACAGCCGCGCACATCGCCAGCCGGTGGTCGCCGTGGCTCTCCCACACCGCGCCCGTAAGCTTCGCGCCTCCCTCGATCACCATGCCGTCCTTCAGCTCGCGCACCTTCGCCCCCAGCTTCGTCAGCTCGGAGGCCGTCGTCGCGATGCGGTCGCTCTCTTTGGTGCGCATCTCCTCGGCGTCGCGTATCTCCGTCGCCCCCTCTGCCATCGCCGCCGCAACGGCGAGGATCGGCAGCTCGTCAATAAGCCGGGGGATGATGGCGCCGCCGATCTTCACACCCTTCAGCCGCGATGACGTGACCCGGATATCGGCGACGGGCTCTCCGCCGATAAGGCGCTCCCTCTCGAGGGAAATCTTTGCCCCCATCTCGCGCAGCACGTCAATGACGCCCGTCCGCGAAGGGTTCACGCCCACCCCGCGGACCAGAACGTTCGCGTTGGAGTGGATCGCGGCTGCAACCATCCAGTAGGCGGCGGAGCTGATATCCCCAGGGACGGCTACATCCACCGGCTTCAGCACGCCAGGCTGCACAGTGATTCGCAGTCCCTCCACGGAGATCTTCGCCCCCATCGCCTTGAACATACGCTCCGTGTGGTCCCGGCTGACGGCAGGCTCCTCTACCGTCGTCTCGCCCTCGGCAAAAAGCCCCGCGATCAGAATCGCCGATTTCACCTGGGCGCTGGCCACCGGCATGCGGTAGCGGATGCCGCGCAGCCTGCCGCCCCTGATAGTGAGCGGCGCCAGCGTATCGTTCGCCGCGCCGTGGATATCGGCGCCCATCAGGCGCAGCGGCTCGATCACCCGCGCCATCGGCCGACGCCTGAGCGATTCATCTCCCGTGATCACCGATTGGAAGGGTTGCGACGCCAGGAGCCCGCTCATCAGGCGCATCGTCGTGCCGCTGTTGGCGGCGTCCAGCGTCTCCTTCGGAGGCTTCAGCCCTTGGCCTCCGCGCCCTGTGATGTGCGCTGTCCCCTCGCCCTTCTCCTTGATCGTCACGCCCAGCGCGCGGAGACAGCGCATCGTCGCCAGGCAGTCTTCGCCGCGAAGGTGATTGGTGACCGTTGCAGACCCGCCGGCGATGGCGTTGAAGATGAAGGCCCGGTGCGTGATGGACTTGTCCCCGGGGAC
Coding sequences:
- a CDS encoding amidohydrolase, whose translation is MTKPVIVSSDSHVVEPPDLWTKGIEKAYRDRAPRVDYNDEGDWWVCDGLWLMSMTGGTDAGFRFESLEKMRREAKFSEVVKGGYIASEKLKDMDADGIYGEVVYPTTGLVMWRLEDSLLFDAVCRAYNTWIADFCKEDPKRIKAVAMINTDDVAAGVAELQRAAKLGLAGAMISVNPGDRDQYSQPKYEPLWAAAQDAQLPLTLHIGTHRARQGANSPIRIRERARNMMSSPPFTSTAAHWFQVSVAHMIFSGVFDRFPKLQVVSLEHRASWAPHFLTAMDYEYTQRPPSPDWPRFRSASLPSDFFRTNIALSFQEDVLAVQQRHLIGMDCLTWGDDYPHPEGTFPRSRERLALMFAGVPEADKAKILGANAARIYRFAL
- the aroA gene encoding 3-phosphoshikimate 1-carboxyvinyltransferase is translated as MGANERPVSTRTVTSPRLLRGEVVVPGDKSITHRAFIFNAIAGGSATVTNHLRGEDCLATMRCLRALGVTIKEKGEGTAHITGRGGQGLKPPKETLDAANSGTTMRLMSGLLASQPFQSVITGDESLRRRPMARVIEPLRLMGADIHGAANDTLAPLTIRGGRLRGIRYRMPVASAQVKSAILIAGLFAEGETTVEEPAVSRDHTERMFKAMGAKISVEGLRITVQPGVLKPVDVAVPGDISSAAYWMVAAAIHSNANVLVRGVGVNPSRTGVIDVLREMGAKISLERERLIGGEPVADIRVTSSRLKGVKIGGAIIPRLIDELPILAVAAAMAEGATEIRDAEEMRTKESDRIATTASELTKLGAKVRELKDGMVIEGGAKLTGAVWESHGDHRLAMCAAVAGLVASGKTTINEAQAVDVSYPRFWADLESLAV
- a CDS encoding dienelactone hydrolase family protein, with product MPHTPHIAQKCLSLSGDGAELHGELFTPESALPLPGVVLLHDRHGLTGHVRDTARRLAAQGYAVLVFDLFSRGDGDRQDPPSREQSRKLSFFPDERAVRDVQAALARLRSEPGVDPKRIALGGFSFGARYSLLTAGTGEDVAALFLFYPVIIYPELHASRPRQPLSLVHAIKCPVMTVFGEKDWMVPLPHQTFMEALRKGHGLPRECIRYPSVGHGFFNEEIKQYDKAVAEDAFARLIAFLERHIKRTG
- a CDS encoding amidohydrolase: MNYGFKAVDSDGHVSEALINWEKELPERYRSFVVRSPNIYHQRDAKGRLVTGQLTPKDASFVNFKGVRRNPGPGHPKTHFHGPASDILSMRSPEITGMWDPHARIKDMERAGTWAAVLFPSHAIALPTWDNAGLAVAAAKVYNNWLASYCKPYPDRLFGLAVLPLQHPEAAAEELRRCVTQLGFPGACVTSNIRNIPLSDPMFDTLWAEASRLKVPIGIHAATGSKGIESVGQDRFDRFIHTHMVSHSFEQICAVSAFILDGVLDRFPGMQVVFCEGQASWLPWWLYRMEEHMEKLRPQAYCNEEDPAEYFRNGRCYITCESDEPAPLLNAVAELVGDSCVCYASDYAHWDTSWPRDVEMIATNPKLSTAYKQKILVDNPTRAFKLPIGGKNGSAAKAKPPAKARA